One Rhinopithecus roxellana isolate Shanxi Qingling chromosome 7, ASM756505v1, whole genome shotgun sequence DNA segment encodes these proteins:
- the MAGEB5 gene encoding melanoma-associated antigen B5, with translation MTSAGVFNTGSDEGANSRDEEYSCSLEVSPFTESSCSNFINIKVGLLEQFLLYKFEMKQCILKEDMLKIVNPRYQNQFAEILRRASEHIEVVFAVDLKEVHPTCYLYDPVSKLKLPNNGRIHAGKRLPKTGLLMTLLVVIFLKGNCANEEDIWKFLDMMQIYDGKKHYIYGEPRKLITQDFVRLKYLEYHWVPCSYPACYKFLCDPRAYTKTSKMRVLKYLAKVNDIAPGAFSSQYEETL, from the coding sequence ATGACTTCTGCAGGTGTTTTTAACACAGGATCTGACGAAGGGGCTAACAGTAGAGATGAGGAGTACTCATGTTCCTTAGAGGTCTCCCCCTTCACTGAGAGTTCATGCAGCAATTTCATAAATATAAAGGTGGGTTTGTTGGAGCAGTTCCTGCTCTACAAGTTCGAAATGAAACAGTGTATTTTGAAGGAAGATATGCTGAAGATTGTCAACCCAAGATACCAAAACCAATTTGCTGAGATTCTCAGAAGAGCTTCTGAACACATTGAGGTTGTCTTTGCAGTTGACTTGAAGGAAGTCCACCCAACTTGTTACTTATATGACCCTGTCAGTAAGCTGAAACTCCCCAACAATGGGAGGATTCATGCTGGCAAAAGGTTACCCAAGACTGGTCTCCTCATGACTCTCCTGGTTGTGATCTTCCTGAAAGGCAACTGTGCCAATGAGGAAGATATCTGGAAATTTCTGGATATGATGCAAATATATGATGGGAAGAAGCACTACATCTATGGAGAGCCCAGGAAGCTCATCACTCAGGATTTCGTGAGGCTAAAGTACCTGGAGTACCACTGGGTGCCCTGCAGTTATCCTGCATGCTATAAATTCCTTTGTGATCCAAGAGCCTACACCAAAACCAGCAAGATGAGAGTCCTAAAATATTTGGCCAAGGTCAATGATATTGCTCCAGGTGCCTTCTCATCACAATATGAAGAGACTTTGTAA